CCGACGTCCTCGAACTGATCCGGGAATACACTCCCACGAGGTGAACACATGAACCGTAATGTATACGACATCCTGCTCGAGCGGGGATTCATCTACCAGTGCACCGACGAAACCGCCGCCCGCGAGCACCTCGCCGAGCCCGGAAAGGCCTTCTACATCGGATACGACCCCACGGCGGACAGCTTCCACGTGGGGAGCATGGTGCCCATCCTGGCCATGGTCCATCTCCAGCGCGCCGGCCACCGGCCCATTGCCCTCCTGGGCAGCGGGACCTGCATGGTGGGCGACCCCAGCGGCCGCACCGAGATGCGCCAGCTCCTCAGCTGCGAGAAGATCGGGGAGAACGCCGTCGGACTGCGCGCTCAACTGGAGCGTTTCCTCGACTTTGCCGACGGGCGGGCGCTCCTCCTCAACAACGCCGAGTGGCTGATGCCCATCAACTACATCGAGTTCCTCCGGGAGATCGGGCGGCACTTCAGCATCAACCGGATGCTCACGGCGGAGTCGGTCAAGCAGCGCCTCGAGACGGGGCTCTCTTTCCTGGAGTTCAACTACCCGCTCCTGCAGGCCTACGATTTCTACGTCCTGGCCCGCGACCGGCAGTGCCTGGTGCAGATGGGCGGCCAGGACCAGTGGGGGAACATCGTGGCGGGCGTGGAACTGGTGCGGAAGAAGCTGAACGCCGCGGCCCTCGGCCTCACCTTCCCCCTGCTGATGAACAGCTCCGGGCAGAAGTTCGGCAAGTCC
This is a stretch of genomic DNA from Acidobacteriota bacterium. It encodes these proteins:
- a CDS encoding tyrosine--tRNA ligase, with product MNRNVYDILLERGFIYQCTDETAAREHLAEPGKAFYIGYDPTADSFHVGSMVPILAMVHLQRAGHRPIALLGSGTCMVGDPSGRTEMRQLLSCEKIGENAVGLRAQLERFLDFADGRALLLNNAEWLMPINYIEFLREIGRHFSINRMLTAESVKQRLETGLSFLEFNYPLLQAYDFYVLARDRQCLVQMGGQDQWGNIVAGVELVRKKLNAAALGLTFPLLMNSSGQKFGKSAAGNVWLDAARTPVFDFYQFWRNVEDADVRKLLGLFTFLPMDEVGRLSALQPPLLNRAKEILAWEVTRQVHGKENADASYHSAVRQFGCSDPDGAVETSSGIPRTGDAGSDTLPSTPVERARLAAGLDLCAVLVESGLVPSKAEVRRLVQQGGLTVGGRRIEALPCVLGAADFTEGSALVKIGKKRFHRLTLA